The SAR324 cluster bacterium region GGTAGATCTTGCAGCATCTGTTGTAGCAAAGGCAATCAAACGAGCTGATACGGAGGCAGTCTCAAAGATTTTCCTTTGGTAGATCTTGCAGCGTCTGTTGTAGCAGAGGCAATCAAACGATCTGATGTGGACGCGTCTAAAATTGGATAAGTAGTAATGGGAAATGTGATTCATACCGATCCACGGGACATGTACCTTTCCCGCTATGCAGCTGTAAAAGGAGGTATTCCAATCGAAACTCCTGCCTAAACTCTAAATCGTCTTTGTGGCAGCGGACTCCACGCGATCGTCTGTGCAGCCCAATAAATTCTATGCGGCGATACAGATATTGCCCTGGGAGGAGGTGCTGAATCAATGCGCCGATCCCAATACTGGCTTCCAAGCATGAGATTGGGACAACGAATGAATGACGGACAGGTCATTGATGCGATGGTTGGAGCACTCTCTGACCCATTTGATAGTTGTAATATGGGAGTGACTGCAGAAAATGTGGCAAGCCGATGGGAAATTTCAAGGGAAGAGCAAGATCAACTTGCTGTAGAAAGCCATCAAAGGGCCCATAGGGCTACTGAAAAAGGATACTTCAAAGGGCAGATCTTACCAATTTCGATCAAGCAAAGAAAACAGATGATCTCCTTTGATAAGGATGAACATATTCGGAGTGATGCCACAACTGAAAGCATGGCTAAGCTGAGAACTGTCTTCAAAGAGGACGTGAGTGTGACCGCGGGTAACGCCTCTGGGCTAAATGACGCCACATCTGCGGTCATCCTGATGGAACGTTCCGAAGCAGAAAAAGATGGCAAAGAAATCCTGGGCCGACTTGTTGGGTATGCACACTCCGGCGTTGATCCGAAATATATGGGTATTGGGCCTATTCCTGCGATTCAAAAGTGTCTCAAGATCGTGGGGTTAACTGTCAAAGATATGGATGTGATTGAGTTGAATGAAGCCTTTGCAGCGCAAGCTTTGGCAGTAGCACGAGATTTAAAGCTACCATTGGATCGTACTAATCCGAATGGTAGTGGCGTCTCTCGGGGCCATCCAATTGGGGCCACAGGCTGTTTGATCACAGTCAAAGTTCTCTATGAATTGAAGCGAATTCAAGGTTGATATGGACTTGTTTCAATGTGCATAGGAGGGGGGCAAGTTATAGCTGCGATTTTCAAGAGAGTTTAGGGCCTGTCAGCAAATGAACATTGCTCGTTCAAGGTGCATCGTTGTCTTAAGGGTAAAGGCCTTATTCCTGTCCCTATTTCAGAAGAGTCCGATCAGTAGATATCAAACTTATCTGGAATTTTTAACCCTTAAAACTTAAAGATTATCAATTGGTCAGATAGCTTTTTTAGATTTCCAATTCTTGTTAAAGAATTAGTGCATTTTAATTGTAACATCTATGATATTGACATAATTCTGGGAAAATCTGTTAAACTATTTTTGTAGATTACACTTGGAATCTAATCAACTCTAAATAATTTAATGGATAGCAACATGAAACTTTATGCAGATCCGATCACAGTCAATTGTCGAAAAGTCCTCGCAGGATTCAAACTGATGGGCATTCCTTATGAAAGAATCCACGTCGATTATTTTAAGTCAGAGCAATTGAATGAGGACTTCATCAAAATCAATCCAAATGCCGCTCTGCCCGCCTTAGTTGATGATGATTTGGTATTGTGGGAGTCCAATAGCTTGTTGCAATATGCCGCAGACAAGTATGGCAAGTCAGAATTTTACCCGACTGATCTGAAAATCCGGGCTGATATTAACAGATGGTTACTCTGGGAAGCATCTGCATGGTTCGGATCCTGTTACGTATACCTAGTTGAAAATTGTGTGAAGCCCGTCTTGGATTCAAGCCCGGATCCCAAAATTCTAGAAGATCAAGACCCCAAGTTTCATAAGTTGGCTGGAATTCTAGATAATCGTCTTGGACAAAATGAGTGGATTGCTGGAATTGGCCCGACAATCGCCGACATCGCCTGCGCTGCGCCAATGCACCTTCATGGGTGGCAAAAACTTCCTTTGGATCAGCATGCGAATATTCGTCGCTGGATGACCCAGGACGTGGAGCAACTTCCAGCCTGGAAAGAAACTCACATTGGAGAGGGATTTACTCTCAGCTGATTTGTTAATTCTCCTTCATCAAAGTCCATTACTCACAGGGAACGATGCTCAACATTCTAGAAGCTCCCGCTAAAGTACTTGGTCAGATCAATTATACCGTTAATAACGGTAAGGAACCATCTTACTACTTCTATGTGCCCGAAGAGGAAGTAGAGATGAACCCGCCTGGAACCGATGTACATGATGTGGAAATCCAAAATGGCTGGC contains the following coding sequences:
- a CDS encoding glutathione S-transferase family protein; this translates as MKLYADPITVNCRKVLAGFKLMGIPYERIHVDYFKSEQLNEDFIKINPNAALPALVDDDLVLWESNSLLQYAADKYGKSEFYPTDLKIRADINRWLLWEASAWFGSCYVYLVENCVKPVLDSSPDPKILEDQDPKFHKLAGILDNRLGQNEWIAGIGPTIADIACAAPMHLHGWQKLPLDQHANIRRWMTQDVEQLPAWKETHIGEGFTLS